In Kaistella faecalis, a genomic segment contains:
- a CDS encoding NADH-quinone oxidoreductase subunit B, translated as MSDNKPIIRMDAEPPEGFEGEGFFATKLSSVIGMARKFSLWPLPFATSCCGIEFMAVLNPTYDASRFGMERNSFSPRQADMLMVCGTISKKLGPVLKQVYTQMAEPKWVIAVGACASSGGIFDTYSVLQGIDKIIPVDVYVPGCPPRPEQIIEGVMQVQALCEGESIRRRDLPEYKNLLESYGIN; from the coding sequence ATGTCAGATAACAAACCAATAATAAGAATGGATGCTGAACCACCTGAAGGTTTTGAGGGCGAAGGATTTTTCGCTACCAAACTCAGCAGTGTGATCGGCATGGCACGTAAATTTTCGCTGTGGCCGCTACCTTTTGCAACTTCATGTTGTGGTATTGAGTTTATGGCCGTACTGAACCCAACCTACGACGCATCACGTTTCGGAATGGAAAGAAACTCTTTCTCTCCAAGACAGGCAGATATGCTCATGGTTTGCGGAACCATCTCTAAAAAATTAGGTCCTGTCCTTAAGCAGGTTTATACCCAAATGGCAGAGCCAAAATGGGTTATTGCCGTAGGCGCCTGTGCATCAAGCGGCGGTATTTTCGATACCTACTCTGTACTTCAGGGAATTGATAAAATCATTCCTGTAGATGTATATGTTCCCGGCTGTCCGCCAAGACCGGAACAGATTATTGAAGGCGTTATGCAGGTTCAGGCTCTTTGCGAAGGCGAAAGTATCAGAAGAAGAGATCTGCCTGAATATAAAAATTTACTAGAATCCTACGGTATAAATTAA
- a CDS encoding DUF349 domain-containing protein, with translation MITEDSVSDNNEKKPLHEEVSQEHNSDNANPTSAVTPAEPATEETATENTVEPAEDTLQEKPEHQADVDTLQSVENAPEEKVLSEIDPQKADDGEPHEDHEEAALESVAHLTLPEILKEMEAIINKEDAGAHYRAFNHLKEQANHFIHDETEDQKNEFVSAGNPEESFSFHHPAQAKLSGLLNIFREKNNEYTRKQEENHSKNLEERQQIIEKLKNLYSNTEAGTNLFKAIREIKEAWKNAGQVAKSEFKLLNNNYFHHLNQFYQMLDMNKEYMEQEFAHNLEKRQHIIERAKQLETEPAVQKALNELQYLHKLWKEEAEPVAEEFREKTWEEFKEISNKIHDRKSELSAQIDEEQTLNLEKKNKIIEEIKKLATPEKDPNHSYWQNSIKKIEELRSEFLKLGSVPRKVSNQNWNDFKHHLRNFNTVKNEFYKGLKSSQHTNLEEKLKLIQTAKDNSLSEDWETTVPLFKKLQDDWKKIGHVPRSMTNKVWDEFREACNAFFNNYREKNNAVNDNWKENYKNKKQLLEELKEISDEEGSVEKIESIKTSWNNIGKVPREKLSINTEFNKTLREKLKLNKIHEYDLKEEGLSENQLTDKARKIKNQIADLEAEIVKMENNLSFFSNSTRENPLLKDTFDRIDEKKSQLEAMKQSLHKILSGENQ, from the coding sequence ATGATCACAGAAGATTCAGTCTCTGACAACAATGAGAAAAAACCGCTTCATGAAGAGGTTTCCCAGGAACACAATTCCGATAACGCTAACCCAACCAGCGCAGTAACTCCTGCAGAACCTGCTACGGAAGAAACTGCAACCGAAAACACTGTAGAGCCTGCAGAGGATACTTTACAGGAAAAACCTGAACATCAGGCGGATGTAGATACCTTACAATCTGTTGAAAACGCTCCTGAGGAGAAAGTACTTTCTGAAATTGATCCCCAAAAAGCTGATGATGGCGAACCTCACGAAGATCATGAGGAAGCAGCGTTGGAATCTGTGGCGCATTTAACCTTACCTGAAATCCTCAAAGAAATGGAAGCCATCATCAATAAAGAAGATGCAGGTGCTCATTACAGGGCTTTCAATCATTTGAAAGAACAGGCTAATCATTTCATTCACGACGAAACAGAAGACCAGAAAAACGAATTTGTTTCAGCAGGAAATCCGGAAGAAAGTTTCAGTTTTCACCATCCTGCACAGGCAAAACTTTCAGGTTTGCTCAATATCTTCCGCGAAAAAAACAATGAGTACACCAGAAAACAGGAAGAAAACCATTCTAAGAATCTGGAAGAAAGACAGCAGATTATAGAAAAACTTAAAAATCTATATTCCAATACAGAGGCAGGCACCAATCTCTTTAAAGCCATCCGTGAGATTAAAGAAGCGTGGAAAAATGCTGGTCAGGTGGCCAAATCTGAATTCAAACTGCTCAACAACAATTACTTTCATCATCTGAATCAGTTTTATCAGATGCTGGATATGAATAAAGAGTATATGGAGCAGGAATTTGCCCATAACCTCGAGAAACGACAGCATATTATTGAACGCGCCAAACAGTTGGAAACTGAACCGGCGGTGCAGAAAGCACTGAACGAACTGCAGTATCTGCACAAACTCTGGAAAGAAGAAGCTGAACCGGTTGCTGAAGAATTCCGTGAAAAAACCTGGGAAGAATTCAAAGAAATTTCAAATAAAATTCATGACAGAAAATCTGAACTTTCGGCTCAGATTGACGAAGAACAGACGCTGAATCTGGAGAAAAAAAATAAAATCATCGAGGAAATTAAGAAACTCGCAACTCCGGAAAAAGATCCTAACCATAGTTACTGGCAGAATTCAATCAAAAAGATTGAGGAATTGAGAAGTGAGTTTCTCAAATTAGGCAGCGTACCACGAAAAGTATCGAACCAAAACTGGAACGATTTCAAACATCATCTTAGAAATTTCAACACAGTAAAGAACGAATTCTATAAAGGTCTCAAAAGTTCTCAGCATACCAATCTGGAGGAAAAGCTTAAACTCATCCAAACTGCAAAAGACAACAGCCTTTCGGAAGACTGGGAAACCACGGTTCCTCTGTTCAAAAAACTTCAGGATGACTGGAAGAAAATCGGTCACGTTCCGCGCAGTATGACCAATAAAGTTTGGGATGAATTCCGTGAAGCCTGCAACGCGTTTTTCAATAATTACAGAGAGAAAAACAATGCAGTAAACGATAACTGGAAAGAAAACTACAAGAATAAAAAACAGCTCCTGGAAGAACTGAAAGAAATTTCTGATGAAGAAGGAAGTGTGGAAAAAATTGAAAGCATAAAAACGAGCTGGAATAATATCGGAAAAGTTCCGCGCGAAAAATTATCCATCAACACGGAGTTCAACAAAACCCTGAGAGAAAAGCTGAAGCTCAACAAAATTCATGAATATGACCTGAAAGAAGAAGGTCTTTCTGAAAACCAACTCACCGATAAAGCCAGAAAAATCAAAAACCAGATTGCTGATCTGGAGGCGGAAATCGTCAAAATGGAAAATAACCTGAGTTTTTTCAGCAATTCTACCCGCGAAAATCCTTTACTTAAGGATACTTTCGACAGGATTGATGAGAAAAAATCTCAGCTGGAAGCAATGAAGCAGAGTCTCCACAAAATACTCTCCGGCGAAAACCAATAA
- a CDS encoding MBL fold metallo-hydrolase RNA specificity domain-containing protein, with protein MNTINIKFLGAAGTVTGSKHLISAYGKNILVDCGLFQGLKELRLMNWEPLEFPASEIDMVLLTHGHLDHTGYLPRLVKAGFSGQIIGTSPTLQITEIILKDSAKIQEEDTNRANRFRYSKHHPALPLYNLDDVKETLPLFKSKPLNEWQSIHENIRYRFRYNGHIIGATFIELEIGDKTLVFSGDVGREIDPLLFPPEKPEKADLLFIEATYGNRTHPEDPVSDDLEKLINSCTDRNGTIIIPSFSVERTQLLMYLFWQLKKRGKMAKIPIYMDSPMSRNVLEVFHQNREWHRLSYDDYDEMCDEIKFINTVNETLALAKDSRPKIIIAGSGMAAGGRVLTYLAKYLGDPNATIMMAGFQAEGTRGRALLEGAKEIKLYGKYFTVRANIENIEGLSGHADQNGLIDWMRKLTQQPEKIFIVHAEKEAAEGLQQKIKEVYHWDSEIPRLNDQVEIPVNA; from the coding sequence ATGAATACCATCAACATCAAATTTCTGGGAGCAGCGGGAACAGTGACCGGATCAAAACATCTTATTTCGGCTTACGGAAAAAACATCCTAGTAGACTGCGGACTTTTTCAAGGACTAAAAGAACTGCGGCTTATGAACTGGGAACCGCTGGAGTTTCCTGCCAGTGAAATCGATATGGTACTCCTTACCCACGGACATCTGGACCACACCGGTTATTTACCACGGTTAGTAAAAGCTGGATTTTCAGGTCAGATTATCGGGACATCTCCTACCCTTCAAATCACCGAAATCATATTAAAAGACAGCGCAAAAATTCAGGAAGAAGATACCAACAGAGCGAATAGGTTCAGGTATTCAAAACACCATCCTGCACTGCCTTTATATAATCTTGATGACGTGAAGGAAACTTTGCCTTTATTCAAATCGAAACCGCTGAACGAATGGCAAAGCATCCACGAAAATATCCGCTACCGCTTCAGATATAACGGTCACATTATTGGTGCCACATTTATTGAACTTGAAATTGGCGATAAAACGCTGGTTTTCTCTGGTGATGTCGGCAGAGAAATCGATCCTTTGCTCTTTCCGCCTGAAAAGCCTGAGAAAGCAGACCTCCTTTTCATTGAAGCCACATACGGAAACCGAACACACCCTGAAGATCCTGTGAGTGATGACCTGGAAAAACTCATCAACAGCTGTACCGACAGAAACGGTACCATCATCATTCCAAGTTTTTCCGTGGAACGTACGCAGTTGCTCATGTACCTCTTTTGGCAGCTTAAAAAAAGGGGGAAAATGGCTAAAATCCCTATTTATATGGACAGCCCCATGAGCAGAAACGTTCTGGAAGTTTTCCATCAGAACAGAGAGTGGCACAGGCTTTCTTATGACGATTATGATGAAATGTGTGATGAAATAAAATTTATCAACACCGTAAATGAGACACTAGCTTTGGCAAAAGATTCACGTCCTAAAATCATCATCGCCGGAAGCGGAATGGCAGCTGGCGGACGGGTACTTACCTATCTGGCAAAATATTTAGGCGATCCAAATGCAACGATTATGATGGCCGGATTTCAGGCAGAAGGCACCCGTGGAAGAGCTTTACTGGAAGGCGCAAAGGAAATAAAACTTTACGGAAAATACTTTACTGTACGTGCAAATATTGAAAACATTGAAGGTTTATCTGGCCATGCCGACCAAAACGGATTAATTGACTGGATGCGAAAACTTACACAGCAGCCGGAAAAAATTTTCATCGTTCATGCTGAAAAAGAAGCTGCGGAAGGACTTCAGCAAAAAATTAAAGAAGTTTATCATTGGGATTCTGAAATCCCGAGACTTAACGACCAGGTGGAAATCCCTGTAAATGCGTAA
- a CDS encoding zinc metallopeptidase, with protein MTGYYVIIGLSMLVSWLVSARLKSKFEHYSQVHLRNGMSGKEVAEKMLRDNGIHDVQVISVPGQLTDHYNPANKTVNLSEGVYMQRNAAAAAVAAHECGHAVQHAVGYSMLQLRSKLVPLVSISSNLMQFVLIAGIVLMSATQTIDNPNGNTTVLAIGVAMFALTTLFAFVTLPVEYDASNRAMKWLKDTGTVTSEEFVGVKDSLTWAARTYLVAALGSLAQLLYWASMLMGRRD; from the coding sequence ATGACAGGTTATTATGTAATTATTGGGCTTTCGATGCTTGTAAGTTGGCTGGTTTCAGCAAGACTGAAATCTAAATTCGAACACTATTCGCAGGTTCATTTAAGAAACGGAATGTCCGGAAAGGAAGTGGCCGAAAAGATGCTGAGAGACAACGGAATTCATGATGTACAGGTAATATCAGTACCGGGACAGCTTACAGATCATTATAATCCGGCGAATAAAACGGTAAATCTTTCGGAAGGGGTATACATGCAGAGAAATGCGGCAGCAGCGGCAGTAGCGGCTCACGAATGTGGCCACGCTGTGCAGCACGCTGTAGGTTATTCTATGCTTCAGCTTCGTTCTAAACTGGTTCCGCTGGTAAGTATAAGTTCAAATCTTATGCAGTTTGTATTGATTGCCGGCATTGTGTTGATGAGTGCGACTCAGACCATTGATAATCCGAACGGAAATACCACCGTATTGGCAATTGGTGTAGCTATGTTTGCGCTTACCACGCTTTTTGCTTTTGTAACTTTACCGGTAGAGTACGATGCAAGTAACAGAGCAATGAAATGGCTTAAAGATACCGGAACGGTAACGTCTGAAGAATTTGTAGGAGTAAAAGATTCCTTAACCTGGGCGGCAAGAACTTATCTGGTTGCGGCACTCGGATCATTGGCACAGCTTCTTTACTGGGCTTCGATGCTGATGGGAAGAAGAGATTAA
- a CDS encoding restriction endonuclease — protein sequence MKKKQRHLLITKSSGQKVPFNVGKLKNSLQRAGASNFQAEEIIGEVIAMLVEGMSTSKIHKVALRLLKGYSRPMAARYKLKQALLELGPSGFPFEQYIAELLKFQGYTTENGIFLKGHCVTHEIDVIAEKDKKIMIECKFHNRPGYVCDIKIPLYIRSRFVDVATSKNIATGITEKFDQGWIITNTRFSEDATIYAKCMNMQLVSWDYPSNNALKDWIDYSGLHPVTSLTTLTQKEKQDLLAEKVVLCKNLINNHKALEQIGVKSPRLQKVEAECKALCEPYPEKQ from the coding sequence ATGAAGAAGAAACAACGCCATCTTCTGATCACCAAATCTTCCGGCCAGAAAGTCCCCTTCAATGTCGGAAAACTTAAAAATTCTCTGCAGCGGGCAGGTGCAAGTAATTTTCAGGCTGAGGAAATCATCGGTGAGGTGATTGCGATGCTGGTTGAAGGCATGTCGACTTCTAAAATCCATAAAGTAGCTTTGCGTTTGCTGAAAGGATATTCGCGGCCTATGGCAGCAAGATACAAACTGAAACAGGCGCTCCTGGAACTGGGTCCTTCAGGATTTCCCTTTGAACAGTATATTGCGGAACTTCTGAAATTTCAGGGCTATACAACCGAGAACGGAATTTTTCTAAAGGGACATTGCGTTACTCATGAAATTGATGTGATTGCAGAAAAAGATAAAAAGATAATGATTGAATGCAAATTCCATAACCGGCCCGGATATGTTTGCGACATCAAAATCCCACTGTATATCCGCTCCAGATTTGTTGATGTAGCGACATCCAAAAACATCGCAACAGGAATTACTGAAAAATTTGATCAGGGATGGATCATTACAAATACGCGGTTTTCCGAAGATGCCACAATTTACGCAAAGTGCATGAATATGCAGTTGGTAAGCTGGGATTATCCGAGTAACAATGCCCTTAAAGACTGGATAGACTACTCCGGACTTCACCCTGTTACTTCCCTCACCACGCTTACGCAAAAAGAAAAACAGGACCTGCTTGCGGAAAAAGTGGTGCTCTGTAAAAACCTCATTAATAACCATAAAGCTCTGGAGCAAATTGGAGTAAAGTCTCCACGTCTCCAAAAAGTGGAGGCTGAATGCAAGGCGCTCTGTGAGCCTTATCCTGAAAAGCAATAA
- the ribD gene encoding bifunctional diaminohydroxyphosphoribosylaminopyrimidine deaminase/5-amino-6-(5-phosphoribosylamino)uracil reductase RibD, with translation MNHETYIKRCIELALKARGNTYPNPLVGSVIVHNGEIIGEGFHEKAGENHAEINAINSVTNKELLQESTIYVSLEPCSHFGKTPPCANKIIETGFKKVVIGTLDSHEKVNGKGKKMIEDAGIEVVSGVLEKECQELNRRFFIFHQKRRPFIILKWAASGDGFLDKDFKPTQIGNALTKQFVHQLRSGEHAILVGTNTAVTDNPSLTTREIAGRNPVRILIDFDLRVPGNFNIYNDEAETLVFNSLKDKEEKNIRLIRIKKEHFLENLMEKLYENQIQSLIVEGGSFTLQQFIDAELWDEAIIIKNENMKLSNGTKAPKFQNGNFETKIFRDNIIEFHKNL, from the coding sequence ATGAATCACGAAACCTATATCAAACGCTGTATCGAACTCGCGTTGAAAGCCCGGGGAAACACTTACCCGAATCCGCTGGTGGGAAGCGTAATTGTGCACAACGGTGAAATCATAGGTGAAGGATTTCACGAGAAAGCAGGAGAAAACCACGCGGAAATTAATGCAATTAATTCTGTGACAAACAAAGAATTATTACAGGAATCCACCATTTATGTGTCTCTGGAACCCTGTTCCCATTTTGGTAAAACGCCGCCATGTGCCAATAAAATCATTGAGACCGGATTCAAAAAAGTAGTGATCGGAACGCTGGATTCTCATGAAAAAGTGAACGGCAAAGGCAAAAAGATGATTGAAGATGCCGGAATTGAAGTCGTGTCAGGGGTTTTAGAAAAAGAATGTCAGGAACTCAACAGGCGTTTCTTCATTTTTCATCAGAAGAGAAGACCGTTCATTATTCTGAAATGGGCAGCATCCGGGGACGGTTTTCTGGATAAAGATTTTAAACCAACCCAAATCGGCAACGCTTTAACCAAGCAGTTTGTCCACCAGCTCAGAAGCGGGGAACATGCAATTTTAGTAGGAACCAACACGGCTGTGACAGACAATCCAAGCCTTACAACACGTGAGATCGCAGGCAGAAATCCTGTTAGAATTCTCATAGATTTTGATCTGCGAGTTCCGGGAAATTTTAATATTTACAATGACGAAGCTGAAACTCTTGTCTTTAATTCTCTGAAAGATAAGGAAGAAAAAAATATCAGGTTGATCAGGATTAAAAAGGAACACTTTCTCGAAAATCTGATGGAGAAACTTTACGAAAATCAAATACAGTCTCTGATTGTTGAAGGCGGAAGTTTTACCCTTCAGCAGTTTATTGATGCTGAATTGTGGGATGAGGCAATTATTATTAAAAATGAAAACATGAAGTTATCAAACGGAACAAAAGCGCCGAAATTCCAGAACGGAAATTTTGAAACAAAAATTTTCAGAGATAATATTATTGAATTTCACAAAAATCTGTAA
- a CDS encoding GNAT family N-acetyltransferase, which produces MPATVINEVRTAQELKKFISFPMELYKNNKNYVPPLLNDEKNIWNPAENPALDYSEARQFLAEKNGKVVGRIAVMINRKEEKELGISKVRFGWLDFIDDAEVSKLLIDTAINFAKEKGIKKIEGPMGFTNLDKSGMLTMGFDKIATMIGLYNFEYYPKHMEKLGLVKEKEWVEFEMNFPTVLPEKVDKFSTLIAQKYKLNVIDFKNKKQILPLVEPMFKLLDQTYNSLSTYTPISEEQIKTYREKYFPFIDKNYVICVEDENHDLVAFAITMPSYSKALQKSRGKLLPFGWWHFLQAGKKNDRANFYLIGIHPEYQRRGVTAIIFKEIFLRFNKMGIKFAETNPELEENKSVQVLWQDYNPVNHKRRRTYSLEIE; this is translated from the coding sequence ATGCCTGCAACCGTAATAAATGAAGTAAGAACAGCTCAGGAATTAAAAAAGTTCATCAGTTTCCCGATGGAACTTTACAAAAATAACAAAAATTACGTCCCCCCCTTACTCAACGATGAAAAAAACATCTGGAATCCTGCCGAAAATCCAGCGTTAGACTATTCTGAAGCCAGGCAGTTTCTTGCCGAAAAAAACGGAAAAGTGGTAGGCAGAATTGCGGTGATGATTAACCGGAAAGAAGAAAAAGAACTCGGTATCAGCAAGGTGCGTTTCGGTTGGCTGGATTTTATCGATGATGCTGAAGTCTCCAAACTTCTCATTGATACTGCCATCAATTTCGCCAAAGAAAAAGGCATAAAAAAAATCGAAGGCCCGATGGGTTTCACAAATCTGGACAAATCCGGAATGCTGACGATGGGTTTCGATAAAATTGCCACCATGATTGGTCTTTACAATTTTGAGTATTATCCAAAGCACATGGAGAAACTGGGTTTGGTAAAGGAAAAAGAATGGGTGGAATTTGAAATGAATTTTCCGACTGTATTGCCGGAAAAAGTAGACAAATTCAGCACGCTGATTGCGCAGAAATATAAACTTAATGTCATAGACTTTAAGAACAAAAAGCAAATACTGCCTCTGGTAGAACCGATGTTCAAACTCCTGGACCAGACTTACAACTCACTCTCTACCTACACTCCGATTTCCGAAGAGCAGATAAAAACCTACCGCGAAAAATATTTCCCTTTCATCGATAAGAATTATGTGATCTGTGTGGAAGACGAAAATCATGATCTCGTGGCTTTTGCCATTACCATGCCCTCCTATTCTAAGGCTTTACAAAAATCCAGGGGAAAACTATTGCCATTCGGATGGTGGCATTTTCTGCAGGCGGGCAAGAAAAACGACCGTGCCAATTTCTATCTCATCGGCATCCATCCGGAGTACCAGCGCCGCGGTGTTACCGCCATTATTTTTAAGGAAATCTTTTTGCGCTTCAACAAAATGGGAATCAAGTTTGCGGAAACCAACCCGGAACTCGAGGAAAACAAAAGCGTGCAGGTGCTCTGGCAGGATTACAACCCCGTGAATCACAAAAGAAGAAGAACATATTCTTTGGAAATTGAGTAA
- a CDS encoding NADH-quinone oxidoreductase subunit A produces MNIPENYLPIIIQFAVGFGFVLLCILGTHFLGPKQKATSTKKNESFECGIDVEGNARTPFSVKYFLTAVLFVLFDIEIVFFYPYAVNIREFGVEGFFAVLTFISVFFVAFIYVWKRGALDWDK; encoded by the coding sequence ATGAATATTCCAGAAAACTATCTACCCATTATCATTCAGTTCGCTGTTGGTTTTGGTTTCGTATTACTGTGTATTTTAGGAACCCATTTTTTAGGACCTAAACAGAAAGCAACTTCTACCAAAAAAAATGAAAGTTTTGAGTGCGGTATTGACGTTGAAGGCAATGCCCGTACACCTTTTTCCGTAAAATATTTTCTTACCGCTGTTCTGTTTGTACTTTTCGATATCGAAATAGTATTCTTCTATCCGTATGCGGTAAACATCCGCGAATTTGGGGTTGAAGGATTTTTTGCGGTACTTACCTTTATTTCCGTGTTTTTCGTGGCATTTATCTATGTCTGGAAGCGCGGCGCACTCGATTGGGATAAGTAA
- a CDS encoding shikimate dehydrogenase family protein, translated as MEEQKKFGIIGRNISYSFSKKYFEDKFQRLMLKNHFYDVYDLPNLSEVENILKKENLLGLNVTVPFKEKILPYLDELSEEAEKTGAVNCILIKDDIKKGFNTDVFGFEKTLLLHRKSFHDSALVLGNGGAAKAVQYVLKKNDIPFQTVSRKGELNFGNLTAKTVSQNTLIIQCTSVGTFPNVDDCLDFPFEGITDHHLVIDLIYNPNYTSFIKKAAEKGAKTVNGFYMLEQQAEKNWEIWNF; from the coding sequence ATGGAAGAGCAAAAAAAGTTTGGAATCATTGGGCGGAACATTTCCTACTCTTTTTCCAAGAAATATTTCGAAGATAAATTTCAGCGGCTGATGCTAAAGAATCATTTTTACGACGTTTACGATTTACCGAATCTTTCGGAAGTCGAAAACATTTTGAAAAAGGAAAATCTCCTGGGATTGAACGTCACCGTTCCCTTCAAAGAAAAAATACTTCCCTATCTGGACGAACTCAGTGAGGAGGCGGAAAAAACAGGTGCGGTGAACTGTATTCTCATTAAAGATGATATTAAAAAAGGCTTCAATACTGATGTTTTCGGTTTCGAAAAAACCCTGCTGCTTCACAGGAAAAGTTTTCATGATTCTGCTTTGGTTCTGGGAAACGGCGGTGCTGCAAAAGCCGTACAATATGTGCTTAAAAAAAATGACATTCCGTTCCAGACTGTTTCCAGAAAGGGCGAATTGAATTTCGGAAATTTAACTGCCAAAACTGTTTCACAAAACACGCTCATCATCCAGTGCACGTCTGTCGGGACTTTTCCAAATGTTGATGACTGCCTGGATTTTCCGTTTGAAGGAATCACTGATCACCATCTTGTTATTGACCTGATTTACAATCCCAATTACACCTCTTTCATTAAAAAAGCTGCAGAAAAAGGAGCTAAAACGGTTAACGGTTTCTATATGCTTGAGCAGCAGGCAGAAAAAAACTGGGAAATTTGGAACTTTTAA
- a CDS encoding AAA family ATPase: MKPEKISTRWNVITGGPCTGKTTVVNILAQRGYKTTIEYARHYIDLQKIQGRTVEEIRKNKKEFQLSVLNMQIAEENSLDPNETAYLDRALPDAMAYHQFLGLELDEFLIQQCHKYRYHRVFILDRLPLTNDYARLEDESEQLRIHNLIIEVYKSLGIPLIHVPVLPPEERVDFILKNT; this comes from the coding sequence ATGAAGCCTGAAAAAATTTCTACTCGATGGAACGTCATTACCGGTGGTCCCTGCACAGGCAAAACGACCGTTGTCAACATTCTGGCTCAACGAGGCTACAAAACTACCATTGAGTATGCAAGGCATTATATTGATCTGCAAAAAATTCAGGGGCGCACTGTTGAAGAAATCCGGAAGAATAAGAAAGAGTTTCAGCTCAGTGTACTCAACATGCAGATTGCGGAAGAAAATTCCCTTGACCCGAATGAAACAGCTTATCTGGACCGTGCGTTGCCCGACGCCATGGCTTACCATCAGTTTCTGGGATTGGAACTTGATGAATTTCTCATTCAGCAATGCCATAAATACCGTTATCACAGGGTTTTTATTCTGGACCGCCTGCCCTTAACCAACGATTATGCACGGCTGGAAGATGAATCTGAACAGCTCCGGATTCACAATCTTATCATTGAAGTTTATAAAAGTCTAGGCATTCCGCTCATTCACGTTCCTGTTTTGCCACCAGAAGAAAGGGTAGATTTTATTCTGAAAAATACTTAA
- a CDS encoding NADH-quinone oxidoreductase subunit C, translating to MTNEFVLEAITREFPDSVISHSEPYDFLTLEIKKEDIKKVIHYLRDSSLEIQFLTDICGIHYPENPEKEIGVIYHLHNLMTNFRIRLKVFMPKENAEVDSMTDLYAGANWMERETFEFYGVKFKGHPDLRVILNMEDIDYHPMLKEYRLEDGTRTDKDDKMFGR from the coding sequence ATGACAAACGAATTTGTTTTAGAAGCAATTACAAGAGAATTTCCGGATTCAGTAATCTCACATTCCGAGCCGTACGATTTTCTTACTCTAGAAATCAAAAAAGAAGACATCAAAAAGGTAATTCATTACCTGCGTGATTCTTCTCTTGAAATACAATTCCTTACCGATATCTGCGGTATCCACTATCCCGAAAATCCTGAAAAAGAAATCGGCGTCATCTACCATCTTCATAATTTGATGACGAACTTCAGAATCCGCCTAAAAGTATTTATGCCGAAGGAAAATGCTGAAGTAGATTCTATGACAGACCTCTACGCCGGTGCAAACTGGATGGAAAGAGAAACTTTCGAATTCTACGGGGTTAAATTTAAAGGTCATCCGGATCTTCGTGTAATCCTGAATATGGAAGATATCGATTATCATCCGATGCTGAAGGAATACCGACTCGAAGACGGTACCAGAACAGATAAAGATGATAAAATGTTCGGAAGATAA
- a CDS encoding IMPACT family protein produces MEFSFNTIKSPVENILLKEKGSKFIGFTFPVNDETELKKSLEKIREEHPKATHHCYAFRLGMKGENYRANDDGEPSGSAGLPIYNQLLAHDITNVLVIVVRYYGGTKLGVSGLVKAYKESAKITLEEAEMITKELESDIEIAFSFSQQNQIFTLLNKFDGRIQDFLSDEQCVIKAKIKTSQKENISEQLSEMQNISFKFT; encoded by the coding sequence TTGGAATTTTCTTTCAATACCATAAAATCGCCTGTAGAAAACATTCTTCTAAAGGAAAAAGGAAGCAAATTTATTGGATTTACTTTTCCGGTAAACGATGAAACCGAACTGAAAAAAAGTTTAGAAAAGATACGGGAAGAACATCCGAAAGCCACGCATCACTGCTACGCATTCCGGCTCGGAATGAAAGGCGAAAATTACAGAGCCAATGACGACGGAGAACCTTCCGGCAGCGCCGGTCTGCCGATATACAATCAGTTGTTGGCTCATGACATCACAAATGTTCTGGTGATTGTGGTGAGATATTACGGCGGCACCAAACTGGGTGTTTCTGGGTTAGTAAAAGCCTACAAAGAATCAGCAAAAATCACGCTTGAAGAAGCTGAAATGATCACCAAAGAACTGGAATCTGATATTGAAATTGCTTTCAGTTTCAGTCAGCAGAACCAAATCTTTACTTTACTCAATAAATTCGACGGCAGAATTCAGGACTTTTTGTCCGATGAACAATGTGTCATCAAAGCAAAGATTAAAACCTCCCAAAAAGAAAACATCTCGGAACAACTGTCCGAGATGCAAAATATATCGTTTAAATTTACTTAG